A single genomic interval of uncultured Desulfobulbus sp. harbors:
- a CDS encoding ATP-binding cassette domain-containing protein, with product MKRGTKKDVVIAVHGLAKRFGELQAVADLNFEVFAGELFGFLGPNGAGKTTTINILTGLARPDTGTIRIEGIDCTRNPRTAQHLIGVVPDESNLYPELSGMDNLCFCAALYGINKLERRKRAQDLLNLFDLSKAANRKFSGYSKGMKRKLTIAAGIIHAPKILFLDEPTTGIDVGSSRQLRQLIDELHLQGTTIFLTTHYIEEAERLCDRVAFIKDGRIARIDTVDNLIQPIRNRHVMHITCLQDVNSIRDVFEETFPEFHCTTPQHDLLRIESANPVHVGPVVRFLEDHAIEVLEARRIRPSLEDVFVQVTGLEAATMYREKEKSGGKG from the coding sequence ATGAAGAGGGGCACCAAAAAAGACGTTGTCATTGCCGTACATGGATTGGCCAAACGGTTTGGTGAACTGCAGGCGGTGGCTGATCTGAATTTTGAGGTCTTTGCGGGGGAACTGTTCGGATTTCTCGGTCCGAACGGTGCCGGAAAGACCACCACCATCAACATCCTCACCGGGCTGGCCCGGCCGGACACGGGCACCATTCGTATCGAGGGTATCGACTGCACCCGCAATCCTCGGACCGCACAGCATTTGATCGGAGTGGTCCCGGATGAGAGCAACCTTTATCCGGAGTTGAGCGGTATGGACAACCTGTGCTTCTGTGCCGCTCTCTACGGCATAAACAAGCTCGAACGCCGAAAACGGGCGCAGGATCTGTTAAACCTCTTTGACCTCAGCAAGGCAGCAAACCGAAAGTTCAGTGGCTATTCCAAGGGTATGAAACGTAAGCTCACCATTGCTGCCGGTATTATTCATGCTCCGAAAATTCTTTTTCTGGATGAACCGACCACCGGGATTGATGTGGGTAGTTCTCGCCAGCTGCGGCAACTGATCGACGAACTGCACCTTCAGGGAACCACCATTTTCCTGACGACCCATTACATCGAGGAGGCGGAACGGTTATGCGATCGGGTCGCCTTTATCAAAGATGGCCGCATCGCCCGCATCGATACCGTGGACAATCTGATACAGCCGATTCGCAACCGGCATGTCATGCATATTACCTGTTTGCAGGACGTTAACAGCATCCGCGATGTTTTTGAAGAGACCTTCCCCGAGTTCCACTGCACCACCCCGCAGCACGATCTGCTCCGGATCGAATCCGCGAATCCGGTCCATGTTGGACCCGTGGTCCGCTTTCTGGAAGATCACGCGATCGAAGTCCTCGAGGCTCGGAGAATCCGACCGAGCCTGGAGGATGTTTTCGTGCAGGTCACTGGCCTCGAGGCGGCAACGATGTACAGGGAAAAAGAGAAATCGGGAGGCAAAGGGTGA
- a CDS encoding transposase — MFHVKNHKQLNILDPWAHLGPKRRALLDNSWAGLFQKHILPELPVESLRHHYHDYNGRPTKELYAMMGVMILQQMHDCTDQEAVEQFCFNIQWHYALNITSCSDAAVYLSHKTLWTMRDHLASDASYAEIFDASLGILAKLLKADMNKQRMDSVHVKSNMRNLGRIGLFTKTIKKFLVNLKRHHREHFDQLDTELTQRYLSKSQASLFAMVKPTESTRTLDQLAADVLLLTERFAAVDEVSTMQSFKLLSRLFAEQCVIEEDTTADSGKKAVARPNKEVPSDSLQNPSDADAGYSSHKGQGYQVQLVENYTTTDERGPSLITQVAVESADQHDANALLPALAQLEQKAMLPQQMLADSLYGSDSNCETALQEHQVAVISPVMPGNQKKFNLTEFTLDDQGKVLTCPQVTAPDTVKKSKSGYSALFPIAVCQNCSSFDRCPVSIGKKGYYYRYTDKDIRLARRRQEEESPEFREKYRYRAGVEATMSEFDRRTGVKHLRVRGMKAVRFAAFMKAIGLNILRASRHWGVKTSPMTSFYSLFFFSLAFQAYFKELFREDFSTRTHEGTNFQPVASFRANWAV, encoded by the coding sequence ATGTTTCACGTGAAAAACCACAAACAGCTCAACATCCTCGACCCATGGGCCCATTTGGGACCCAAACGACGCGCCCTCCTGGACAACTCATGGGCAGGTCTTTTTCAGAAGCATATCCTGCCTGAACTCCCGGTGGAGTCCCTGCGCCACCATTATCATGACTACAATGGCCGACCCACCAAGGAACTGTATGCCATGATGGGGGTGATGATCCTCCAGCAAATGCATGATTGTACTGATCAGGAGGCGGTTGAGCAGTTCTGTTTCAATATCCAGTGGCACTATGCCCTCAACATCACCTCGTGCTCCGACGCGGCTGTATACCTCAGCCACAAAACGCTCTGGACCATGCGCGATCACCTGGCCTCGGATGCGAGCTATGCCGAGATATTTGATGCCTCCCTGGGCATCCTGGCCAAGTTGCTCAAGGCCGATATGAATAAGCAGCGCATGGACTCGGTGCATGTCAAATCCAACATGCGCAATCTGGGTCGTATCGGGTTGTTCACCAAAACGATCAAGAAGTTCCTCGTCAACCTGAAGCGACACCACCGGGAACACTTTGATCAACTCGACACGGAGTTGACCCAACGGTATCTGAGCAAATCGCAGGCGTCTTTGTTCGCCATGGTCAAACCCACCGAGTCCACCCGCACCCTTGATCAGTTGGCTGCGGATGTGCTGCTCTTGACCGAGCGTTTTGCCGCCGTGGACGAGGTCAGCACCATGCAGAGCTTCAAACTGCTGAGCCGGTTGTTCGCCGAACAGTGTGTCATCGAGGAAGACACCACCGCCGATTCTGGCAAGAAAGCCGTGGCCCGGCCGAACAAGGAGGTGCCCTCCGATTCACTGCAAAACCCCTCCGATGCGGATGCCGGCTACAGCAGTCATAAAGGCCAAGGGTATCAGGTGCAGTTGGTGGAAAACTACACCACCACCGATGAGCGTGGACCATCCCTGATCACGCAGGTGGCGGTGGAATCCGCGGATCAGCATGATGCCAATGCCCTCCTGCCCGCCTTGGCCCAACTGGAGCAGAAGGCGATGCTGCCGCAGCAAATGCTGGCCGATTCCCTCTACGGCAGCGACAGCAATTGTGAAACGGCCCTGCAGGAGCATCAGGTGGCAGTCATCTCCCCGGTCATGCCGGGCAATCAGAAGAAGTTCAACCTGACCGAATTCACCCTTGATGACCAGGGCAAGGTTCTCACCTGCCCCCAGGTCACGGCACCCGACACGGTGAAGAAATCAAAATCCGGCTACAGCGCACTCTTCCCCATCGCTGTTTGTCAGAACTGCTCCTCGTTTGACCGGTGCCCCGTCTCCATCGGAAAAAAGGGCTATTACTACCGCTACACCGACAAGGATATCCGCCTGGCCCGACGGCGACAGGAAGAAGAAAGCCCGGAGTTCAGGGAGAAGTACCGGTACCGGGCCGGCGTTGAGGCGACCATGTCGGAATTCGACCGGCGCACCGGTGTCAAACATCTCCGGGTTCGTGGCATGAAAGCAGTGCGGTTTGCCGCCTTCATGAAGGCCATCGGCTTGAACATATTGCGGGCCAGCAGGCACTGGGGCGTGAAAACCAGCCCAATGACGTCCTTTTACAGCCTATTTTTTTTCTCTTTGGCTTTCCAAGCATATTTCAAAGAACTTTTTCGGGAAGACTTCTCAACAAGAACTCACGAAGGCACAAACTTTCAACCAGTCGCTTCTTTTCGAGCGAATTGGGCGGTTTGA
- a CDS encoding ISL3 family transposase: MHVKTILNRIEKQPGFIYDTCKWRDSGPPALVITLRPQAGRKPICSKCGQRGPGYDTLRVRSFAFVPLWGIPVFFLYAPRRLQCPTCGVKVEKLPWVVGKSHLTISYAWFLATWCKRLSWKEVAEIFKTSWDTVFRSVEMAVNWGLAYRNIDGITAIGIDEICWRKRKDKFVTLVYQLDQGKRRLLWIGPDRTAKTFREFFDWLGTARSRQLRFICSDMWKPYLAVIAEKAAGAVNILDRFHIMSHMSKAIDEVRADEAKELKKKGKEPLLAKSRWCLLKRPENLTEKQVDRLKDLLACNLRTIRAYLLKEDFQRFWGYSSPAWAGKFLDAWCTRTMRSKIKPMKKVAKMLRAHRPLLLNWFRAKNTIALGCVEGFNNKAKVVTKRSYGFRTYDGLKIALYHGLGDLPIPQGAHRFC, encoded by the coding sequence ATGCACGTTAAAACTATCTTGAACCGTATTGAAAAACAACCGGGTTTTATCTATGACACTTGCAAATGGCGTGATTCCGGACCGCCGGCATTGGTGATAACGTTGCGGCCCCAGGCCGGCCGCAAACCCATCTGTTCCAAGTGCGGCCAGAGGGGGCCGGGGTACGACACCCTGCGTGTCAGATCTTTTGCCTTTGTGCCCTTGTGGGGCATTCCGGTATTTTTCCTCTATGCTCCACGGCGGCTGCAGTGTCCAACCTGTGGCGTCAAAGTCGAAAAGCTGCCATGGGTTGTAGGAAAGAGCCATCTTACGATCTCTTACGCATGGTTCCTGGCCACATGGTGTAAACGCTTGAGCTGGAAGGAAGTGGCCGAAATCTTTAAAACCAGTTGGGACACGGTCTTCAGGTCGGTGGAAATGGCGGTCAACTGGGGGCTCGCCTATCGTAATATCGATGGGATCACTGCCATTGGCATCGACGAAATCTGCTGGCGCAAACGCAAGGATAAGTTTGTCACCCTGGTGTATCAGCTTGACCAGGGAAAAAGGCGCCTGCTTTGGATCGGCCCCGACAGGACCGCCAAAACTTTCAGAGAGTTTTTCGACTGGCTCGGCACGGCAAGGTCTCGGCAATTGCGGTTTATTTGCAGTGACATGTGGAAACCCTATCTGGCCGTCATTGCCGAAAAAGCAGCGGGCGCCGTCAATATCCTCGACCGGTTTCATATCATGAGTCACATGAGCAAGGCTATCGACGAGGTCAGAGCCGATGAGGCCAAGGAGCTCAAGAAGAAGGGGAAAGAACCCCTCCTTGCAAAGAGCCGTTGGTGCCTCTTAAAACGACCTGAAAATCTGACCGAAAAACAGGTGGACAGGCTCAAGGATCTGCTCGCATGCAACCTCAGAACTATCCGCGCCTACTTGCTCAAGGAAGATTTTCAGCGATTCTGGGGCTACAGTTCACCGGCTTGGGCTGGAAAGTTTCTTGATGCCTGGTGCACAAGAACCATGCGATCCAAAATCAAACCGATGAAGAAGGTTGCCAAAATGTTGAGAGCTCACCGCCCCCTCCTGCTCAACTGGTTTCGTGCAAAAAATACGATTGCCCTGGGTTGTGTGGAGGGCTTTAACAACAAGGCAAAGGTGGTTACCAAGCGATCCTATGGATTTCGCACGTACGATGGGCTGAAAATAGCTTTATATCATGGGCTTGGTGACCTGCCGATACCCCAGGGTGCCCACAGATTCTGCTGA
- a CDS encoding class I SAM-dependent methyltransferase: MPTDSAEEPFSRGMLQVAKQKDVSRKTILVQGDASRLPFIDGCFDIVCCSHALYELKGQARTDALNEMKRVAKEDGMVLLMEHEVPTNIFVKILFYIRLMMMGSYESREFLQQDLSLYKNIFSNVTVTHTVSGKSKLIICYK; encoded by the coding sequence GTGCCCACAGATTCTGCTGAGGAACCTTTTTCTCGTGGCATGTTGCAGGTCGCAAAACAAAAGGATGTAAGCAGAAAGACAATTCTTGTCCAGGGAGATGCTTCAAGATTACCTTTTATTGATGGATGCTTTGATATAGTTTGCTGTTCTCATGCCTTGTATGAATTAAAAGGTCAGGCAAGAACAGATGCGCTGAATGAAATGAAACGAGTTGCAAAGGAGGATGGAATGGTTTTGCTCATGGAGCATGAGGTGCCTACAAACATTTTTGTAAAAATTCTTTTTTACATAAGATTGATGATGATGGGTTCGTATGAGTCGAGAGAATTTTTACAACAAGATCTTTCTTTATATAAAAATATATTTTCAAACGTCACTGTGACTCATACCGTATCTGGAAAAAGTAAATTAATCATTTGTTATAAATAA
- a CDS encoding Mrp/NBP35 family ATP-binding protein: MDRKTKQRPLSCTTCADACSAATRNEGESDQEFANRQKLNSRLCRINQTVLVLSGKGGVGKSMLAVNLAVSLSLAGKRVGLLDVDVHGPSIPTMLGLEGKTVQGDQEGVQPINYNGLKVMSVGFLLKSPDDAVIWRGPMKMKAIRQFLQEVDWGTLDYLIIDCPPGTGDEPLSVCKLIKNTVGALVVTTPQKVATVDVRKSITFCRRMQIPILGVVENMSGYVCPECGAISASFAAGGGRKIAEDMDVSFLGSIPLDPRIAEACDSGQAFIKTFATTPAATIMRDIVAKLEARIDRGEDSI, translated from the coding sequence GTGGACAGAAAAACAAAACAACGACCTCTCTCCTGTACCACCTGTGCGGATGCATGCAGTGCCGCCACACGCAACGAGGGAGAAAGTGACCAAGAATTTGCCAATCGGCAAAAGCTGAATTCCCGACTCTGCCGCATCAATCAGACTGTTTTAGTCCTCTCCGGCAAAGGTGGCGTCGGCAAAAGTATGTTAGCGGTTAATCTTGCAGTAAGTCTATCATTGGCGGGTAAGCGCGTTGGCTTACTTGATGTCGATGTCCATGGACCGAGTATCCCTACCATGCTAGGGCTGGAAGGGAAAACCGTCCAAGGAGATCAAGAGGGAGTTCAGCCGATCAACTATAACGGTCTGAAAGTTATGTCCGTGGGATTTTTACTCAAAAGCCCAGACGATGCTGTCATTTGGCGCGGTCCGATGAAAATGAAGGCCATCCGCCAGTTTCTGCAGGAAGTTGATTGGGGAACCTTGGATTACCTGATAATAGATTGTCCCCCAGGCACTGGTGACGAACCTCTTTCGGTCTGCAAACTGATCAAAAATACCGTTGGCGCGCTGGTGGTGACCACGCCGCAGAAAGTTGCCACGGTGGATGTGCGCAAATCAATCACCTTCTGCCGTAGAATGCAGATTCCGATTCTTGGGGTGGTAGAAAACATGAGTGGTTATGTTTGCCCAGAATGCGGGGCAATTTCTGCGAGCTTTGCAGCAGGTGGCGGACGGAAGATAGCTGAGGATATGGATGTTTCATTCCTCGGCTCAATCCCTTTGGATCCAAGGATTGCCGAGGCCTGCGACTCCGGTCAGGCTTTTATCAAGACTTTTGCGACGACTCCAGCCGCAACCATCATGCGCGACATTGTCGCTAAACTGGAAGCTCGGATCGATCGTGGTGAAGACAGCATATGA
- a CDS encoding group II intron maturase-specific domain-containing protein, whose protein sequence is MKRLTSRKKFKAKLLASKEWLKANRTTPAPELMKTVVAKMRGYIAYYGVSDNSRGISRYVHEVGKLLFKWLNRRGKRGSLTLRKFRKFLKS, encoded by the coding sequence ATGAAGCGACTGACTTCCCGGAAGAAATTCAAGGCCAAGCTGCTGGCGTCTAAAGAATGGCTGAAGGCGAACCGAACGACACCGGCCCCCGAACTGATGAAAACGGTCGTGGCCAAGATGCGTGGTTATATCGCATACTATGGGGTGAGCGACAATTCTCGCGGGATAAGCCGATATGTTCACGAAGTTGGCAAACTGCTGTTCAAGTGGCTCAACCGTCGAGGCAAGCGTGGGAGTCTGACGCTGAGAAAGTTCAGGAAATTTCTGAAAAGTTGA
- the dnaE gene encoding DNA polymerase III subunit alpha, with translation MIGLGLHSSYSLMRGTASPRALCAHARLLGYRTLALTDCNNLYGLWFFLEACRDEGLRPIIGAELRMEDGRRVFVLVKDQLGYRNLCRLLTLRHAHQGFVLEAALESHHQGLMLLATDSRLLAACHEMGADVAAAVVGGVNQQTSALRQQARRLATAAVAVHDSFFLTPGDEGLHRLLRAIDGKSSLDWVASGELHSGTLLPAPEKWRQRFQLWPECLRASEEIAERCTLKSPYQGLIMPPWPGQDAKGELRQRAYHGARERYGHPLPATVVNRLEHELEVIGSMGFATYFLVVHDIVGPVARTCGRGSGAASLVAYCLSITNVCPVRHNLYFERFLNPGRTDPPDIDIDFAWDERDRILASVLERFGCRAAMVANHVALQPRAAIRETAKVFGLPEGEISRVSGRLPWTWRSGTGGEDFLNELLHLPQLRGVDLNGPWPLILQLAARISGIPRYLSVHPGGVVITPDPVCDYVPVQQAAKGVPIIHWEKDGVEEAGLVKIDLLGNRSLGVIRDTLVQIKSGGGEVKEAGWLPEEDPQTRRTVAEGKTMGCFYIESPAMRLLQQRSRRGDFAHLVIHSSIIRPAANEFIREYLRRLHGGGWQPLHPLVGGVLDETYGIMVYQEDVSRVAVQFGFSHVDADRLRKIMSKKDKKRQLHDYRDRFMTATLERGAGSEVAERIWAMMMSFDGYSFCKPHSASYARVSFQAAYLKTHFPAEFMAAVISNQGGFYSTFAYVSEARRLGLTILEPDVGQSAISWQGQDRELRVGLTAIAGLGQATCERICQARRDRPFASMYDFLRRVTPARDEAEALVHAGALDSLNPNAADNRGRLIWLLAAWYKGKKSADTLFPLDPTPPRLPPEEERQRLRNQYRVLGFLCNRHPISLFGAERLRYRALTAKELLHQPPLAVRARHKLRFIGWLITGKLVSTKEGQPMEFLSFEDETGLVECTLFSKEYARYCHLLGSGGPFLLAGYLDEDFGVRTFSIEQLVPLRLPSSFH, from the coding sequence ATGATCGGCCTCGGACTCCATTCCTCCTATTCCCTCATGCGAGGGACGGCGAGTCCCCGCGCCCTGTGCGCCCATGCACGCTTGCTAGGCTACAGGACCCTGGCGTTGACCGACTGCAACAATCTTTATGGGCTCTGGTTTTTCCTGGAGGCCTGTCGCGATGAGGGACTACGGCCGATTATCGGGGCTGAACTGCGCATGGAAGATGGCCGTCGCGTCTTTGTCCTGGTCAAGGACCAGCTCGGCTACCGCAACCTCTGCCGCCTGCTCACCCTGCGTCACGCCCACCAGGGCTTTGTGCTGGAAGCCGCCCTGGAGTCACATCATCAGGGATTGATGCTGCTGGCAACGGATTCGCGACTGCTGGCAGCCTGCCACGAGATGGGGGCCGATGTTGCGGCCGCTGTGGTCGGCGGCGTCAATCAGCAGACCTCCGCTCTGCGCCAACAGGCCCGGAGGTTGGCAACCGCGGCGGTCGCGGTCCACGACAGTTTTTTCCTCACGCCCGGGGACGAAGGACTGCATCGTCTTCTTCGCGCGATTGACGGCAAGAGCTCCCTTGATTGGGTGGCATCGGGAGAACTGCACTCCGGCACCCTGCTACCCGCCCCTGAAAAGTGGCGGCAACGGTTTCAGCTGTGGCCCGAATGTCTGCGGGCGAGCGAAGAGATCGCCGAGCGTTGCACCTTAAAGAGCCCTTACCAGGGACTCATCATGCCGCCATGGCCCGGGCAGGATGCGAAAGGAGAACTGCGGCAACGCGCCTACCACGGGGCCAGGGAACGCTACGGTCATCCATTGCCGGCGACGGTGGTCAACCGGCTGGAGCACGAACTGGAGGTCATCGGCTCCATGGGCTTTGCCACCTATTTCCTGGTGGTCCACGATATTGTCGGCCCGGTGGCGCGGACCTGCGGCCGGGGGTCCGGCGCAGCCTCGCTGGTGGCCTACTGTCTTTCTATCACCAATGTCTGCCCTGTACGTCATAACCTCTATTTCGAGCGTTTTCTCAATCCCGGCCGCACTGATCCGCCCGATATCGACATCGACTTTGCCTGGGACGAGCGCGACCGCATCCTCGCCTCGGTGTTAGAGCGCTTTGGTTGCCGGGCCGCCATGGTGGCCAACCATGTGGCTCTGCAGCCTCGGGCCGCCATTCGCGAGACCGCCAAGGTCTTTGGCCTGCCCGAAGGGGAAATCAGTCGGGTCAGCGGCAGGCTGCCCTGGACCTGGCGCTCCGGCACTGGCGGAGAGGACTTTCTCAACGAGTTGCTTCATCTCCCGCAACTGCGCGGCGTTGATCTCAACGGGCCCTGGCCGCTCATACTCCAACTGGCGGCCCGCATCAGTGGCATTCCCCGCTACCTCTCGGTCCATCCCGGCGGGGTGGTCATCACTCCGGACCCCGTCTGCGACTATGTGCCGGTACAGCAGGCTGCCAAGGGGGTGCCCATCATTCACTGGGAAAAGGATGGCGTCGAAGAAGCCGGCCTGGTGAAAATAGACCTGCTCGGCAACCGCAGCCTGGGGGTAATCCGGGATACTCTTGTCCAGATAAAAAGCGGAGGAGGCGAGGTGAAGGAGGCAGGATGGCTGCCTGAAGAGGATCCGCAAACCCGGCGTACCGTCGCCGAGGGCAAAACCATGGGTTGCTTTTATATCGAGAGTCCGGCCATGCGCCTGTTGCAGCAACGTTCACGCAGAGGCGATTTCGCCCATCTGGTGATCCACTCCTCCATCATTCGTCCGGCCGCCAACGAGTTTATCCGTGAATATCTGCGCCGACTGCACGGCGGGGGCTGGCAGCCCCTGCACCCCCTGGTGGGCGGTGTGCTCGACGAAACCTACGGCATCATGGTCTATCAGGAAGATGTCTCGCGGGTGGCGGTCCAGTTCGGCTTTTCCCATGTCGATGCCGACCGGCTGCGCAAGATCATGTCGAAGAAAGACAAAAAACGGCAACTGCACGATTACCGCGATCGGTTTATGACCGCGACTCTGGAGCGTGGTGCCGGGAGCGAGGTGGCCGAGCGGATCTGGGCGATGATGATGAGTTTTGACGGCTACTCGTTTTGCAAACCCCATTCCGCCAGCTATGCCCGGGTCTCCTTTCAGGCCGCCTACCTCAAGACCCATTTTCCTGCCGAGTTCATGGCGGCGGTGATCTCCAATCAGGGGGGATTTTACTCCACCTTTGCCTATGTGTCCGAGGCCCGCCGTCTCGGCCTGACCATCCTTGAACCCGATGTCGGTCAGAGCGCAATTTCTTGGCAAGGGCAGGACAGGGAACTGCGGGTCGGCCTGACGGCCATCGCCGGCCTGGGGCAGGCCACCTGCGAGCGGATCTGCCAAGCCCGCCGGGATCGTCCCTTTGCCTCAATGTATGATTTCCTGCGGCGGGTCACTCCGGCCCGGGACGAAGCCGAGGCCCTGGTCCATGCCGGAGCACTGGATAGCCTGAATCCCAATGCAGCCGACAATCGGGGCAGGTTGATCTGGCTGCTGGCGGCCTGGTACAAGGGAAAAAAATCAGCAGACACCCTTTTCCCCCTGGATCCCACCCCGCCGAGACTGCCGCCGGAGGAAGAACGGCAGCGGTTGCGCAACCAGTACCGGGTGCTCGGTTTTCTCTGCAATCGCCATCCGATCAGCCTTTTTGGCGCGGAGCGGCTTCGCTACCGGGCGCTCACCGCCAAGGAGCTCTTGCATCAACCCCCGCTCGCGGTGCGGGCCAGGCATAAATTGCGTTTTATCGGTTGGCTGATCACCGGCAAACTGGTGAGTACCAAAGAGGGGCAGCCCATGGAATTCTTGAGCTTTGAAGACGAGACCGGCCTGGTGGAGTGCACCCTTTTTTCCAAGGAATACGCCCGATATTGTCATCTGCTTGGCAGCGGTGGTCCCTTCCTCCTCGCAGGTTATCTTGATGAGGATTTCGGGGTGCGCACCTTCAGCATCGAACAGTTGGTCCCTCTGCGGTTGCCATCATCTTTTCACTAA
- a CDS encoding nucleoside recognition protein — protein MQLQESLRSAVTSGLLILKYVVPLYILADILLYFDLLRYLSFLFAPLTSLLDLPPEAAVSLAGGVFINIYAAIAFAAPLGLSPYQWTILAVFLGVCHSMLVESAIMAKLGISSIYSVLLRGIGACLVVIPVLCMPASWFAAAPRHLEIDSVQDAGFSDMLVHSLGKALLLSLEIIVLISIIILIMDLLKSSRFLQAHLAKVNTSFSIIAGQLLGITYGAGIILREANRGALSRENIFYIGTFLMICHSIVEDVLLFVLFGANYWVVIGVRLPAALLISYLMVRLFRRFSLDLVVRR, from the coding sequence ATGCAGTTACAAGAAAGTTTGCGATCAGCGGTGACCAGTGGCCTGCTGATCTTGAAATATGTGGTCCCGTTGTATATCCTTGCAGATATTTTGCTCTATTTCGACCTGTTGAGATATCTGAGCTTTCTCTTTGCTCCCCTGACTTCCCTGTTGGACCTGCCTCCTGAGGCGGCGGTGTCGCTCGCCGGCGGGGTGTTCATCAACATCTATGCCGCCATCGCCTTTGCCGCTCCCCTGGGGCTCTCTCCCTACCAGTGGACAATTCTCGCCGTTTTCCTGGGCGTATGCCACTCCATGCTGGTGGAGAGCGCCATCATGGCCAAGCTCGGCATCTCCTCCATCTATTCCGTCCTGCTCCGCGGCATCGGCGCCTGCCTGGTGGTCATTCCGGTGCTGTGCATGCCGGCCTCCTGGTTTGCCGCCGCACCCCGGCATCTTGAAATAGACTCCGTCCAGGATGCCGGTTTCAGCGACATGCTGGTCCATTCCCTGGGCAAGGCTCTGCTGCTTTCGCTGGAGATCATCGTCCTTATCAGCATCATCATCCTGATCATGGATCTGCTCAAATCCAGCCGTTTCCTTCAGGCGCATCTGGCCAAGGTCAACACCTCGTTTTCCATCATTGCCGGTCAACTCCTGGGCATCACCTACGGTGCGGGCATCATCTTGCGTGAGGCCAACCGGGGAGCCTTGAGCCGGGAAAACATCTTCTATATCGGCACCTTTCTCATGATCTGCCATTCGATCGTTGAAGACGTGTTGCTCTTTGTCCTTTTTGGTGCCAACTACTGGGTGGTTATCGGTGTTCGCCTGCCGGCGGCACTGTTGATCAGTTATCTGATGGTGCGTCTTTTTCGCCGTTTTTCCCTTGATCTGGTGGTTCGTCGTTGA
- a CDS encoding extracellular solute-binding protein, protein MKRMLHGMLTLMTLLTIVGSACGADKVVNLYIWSEYIPDEVLADFTKETGIKVNISTYDSNEAMYAKVKLVGKGYDLVVPSSDYVGLMRREGLLLPVDTKKIANFSLIAPRFTNQSFDPNNGYSVPYMWGSTALAVNTALLPKGTVAKSADLWKAELRGKLLLPNDLREVLGLGLKILGYSINETAPEHLHQAYEKLQSLMPQVRVFDSDSPKQALLSGEVAAGLVYNGEAYIANGENPDIEYIYPPEGFSLWLDSFCIPKGAEHVEEAYKFIDYVLKAKVSAAISESMGYSSPNTEAVALLPEAMKKNSIVNPAPEMVTKGEFLDSLDEKTLKIYEQYWVKLKTK, encoded by the coding sequence ATGAAAAGGATGCTCCATGGTATGCTGACGCTCATGACTCTGTTGACGATCGTGGGGTCTGCATGTGGCGCCGACAAGGTGGTGAATCTCTACATCTGGTCCGAATATATCCCGGACGAGGTGTTGGCTGATTTTACCAAGGAAACCGGCATCAAGGTCAACATCTCGACCTATGACAGCAACGAGGCCATGTATGCCAAGGTCAAGCTGGTGGGCAAGGGCTATGATCTGGTGGTTCCTTCATCGGATTATGTCGGTCTGATGCGGCGCGAGGGTCTGCTGCTGCCGGTGGACACCAAGAAGATCGCCAACTTCAGCCTGATCGCCCCCCGGTTCACCAACCAAAGCTTTGACCCCAATAACGGCTACTCCGTGCCCTACATGTGGGGTTCGACCGCCCTGGCGGTCAACACCGCGCTCCTGCCCAAGGGAACAGTGGCAAAGTCTGCCGATCTGTGGAAAGCGGAACTCAGGGGCAAGCTGCTTCTGCCCAACGACCTGCGTGAAGTGCTCGGCCTCGGCCTGAAGATACTCGGATATTCGATCAACGAAACCGCCCCCGAACACCTGCATCAAGCCTATGAGAAACTGCAGAGCCTGATGCCGCAGGTCCGGGTTTTCGATTCCGATTCGCCCAAACAGGCCCTACTCTCAGGTGAGGTGGCCGCTGGATTGGTCTATAACGGCGAAGCCTATATTGCCAACGGCGAAAACCCTGACATCGAGTATATCTACCCGCCTGAAGGATTCAGCCTCTGGTTGGACAGCTTCTGCATTCCCAAGGGTGCCGAACACGTGGAAGAGGCGTACAAATTTATCGATTACGTGCTCAAGGCCAAGGTCTCTGCCGCCATCAGCGAATCCATGGGCTACTCCTCACCCAATACCGAGGCCGTGGCCCTGCTGCCGGAGGCTATGAAGAAAAATAGCATCGTCAATCCGGCACCGGAAATGGTGACCAAGGGAGAATTCCTCGACAGCCTCGATGAGAAAACCCTTAAAATTTACGAGCAGTACTGGGTCAAGTTAAAGACCAAATAA